The Spirochaetota bacterium DNA window TCCCAGGGTGATACCAAGGAATTTCATAATGATTTTCTGATACCCATGGTATCTGCTAAACTAGCCGCTACTGGAGGGCTCTATGTCGGTGCCGGCATTTCCGGCAAATGGCTTATTTCAACCGAAAAATTCAGGACTGAACCTTTTCCTACGACCCTAGGCTATACAGAAAATGAGTTTGATAAAGCGATCGACTTATGGGCAAACGCCATCCTGGGTTACCATCTGCCCATAGGTGAGGGAGTATTCTTTGATTTAGAAGGAAGGTTTGGCTTTAATTTGACTAATAATCAATTTGAAGAGAAGGAGCAGGATTATTATCAGACATCTTCCGTACCTACGACAAGCACAATAAAATATTCGCCAAAGACAGCTTATGATATTGCCTTCTACGTAGGTGTTGGCACGAGAGCCAGAGGGTCAGAATACTAGGAATAACATATTTTAGCGCTTGAAAGAGATCATGTAGCCTCATTATGTGCATTGCTTGAGGTTGTTGCAGGATTATAGCAAATGCCTTGTGTAACCCCAAGCAAATTGCGCACTGAATCCTGTTTTTTGGGTTATATTATACAAATTTCGTTAAATAATACAGCAAATTATGGCTAACCTGCCGCTTCCCACTCCAAATTTGTCAATAAAACCACGCTTAATTAGCATGCAAACCATAATTTTATTTATTAAAATAATTATAAAATTTAAAAAAATACTTTACTTTTTTAGTAGTGTAGTTAGTATGGACAGAGCTGGAAACAATTAAAGACATGTTAGTTATTATAGTAATTATAATTAATGATGAAATATAAAAATTCTACTTTATTTTGACTTTTTAGATTTATTTATTATATTAGTTATGTAGTGAATAATGTTCATGTGGTTAACGAGTTTCGATTTGTGACAAAATTTAGAGATCATATGAAACTATAAATTATGAAATGCTTTTTGTTTACTCGATTAGATGCTACTTGCAACAAGCTACGCTATATTGGTCTACAATAGAAGTATAAGCGTTTAAAATATATCAACATATATATTGAAAGGAGGTGATTGAGAAGAAAAGGGAAATGCAACAATTGTAGGTTTATGGTGGAGTTATTTTATGCTATGATGAAAGAAATTATTAAAATTATTTTGGAGGTGAAAAATGAAAAAGATTGCTTTAATAGCAATGATTGGCTTTATAGCTGTTGCGATGGTTGGGTATTTTGCAAATCAGGCAATGGCTGGTGTTGGTGGTGTTTGCAGTAATTGTCATACCATGCACAATAGTCAGGGTGGCGTTCCTGTGGATGCTGATGGGCCGAACGAGGTCTTGCTGAATAATGATTGTATAGGATGTCATACTAGCGCGGCTAGTGATCCTTTGGATGATGTCAATAATACTCCCTTTGTAATGCTCAGTGGGGCTAGTGATGATAACTGCTTAGCTGGCGGATTCTTCACGACTGCAAATCCCCTTGACGATAACGGCAACAATACACATGATATCGGCGCAACGGCTGATCCTGCCGGATTTAATTCAGCAGAAACTCCTTGGTATACTGGCAATACAGGTGATGGTCTGGGTTGTGCTGGAACTAATGGTTGTCATGGAAACCAGACTGATCTGAATGATATGGCAGCAATTGCTGGAGGTCATCATAATACATCGCTGGCTTATCGCATGCTCTACATTGGAACTGCTGGTGTTCTTGGGACACCTGCGAGTGACTACGAAGAGGCGTTGATTGGAACTGGTGGTGTAGTTACTGATCCACACAATGTCTATAGCGCTGGTGTTTTGGACCCAAGCATCAGTGAATTGTGCGCCAAATGTCATGGAGATTTCCATAATGAGAGTGGAACAACAGAAGATTGTGGAGCTGCCAGCCCATGGATTAGACACCCCACAGATGTTGATATTCCAGGAACATGGGCAATCGGAGATGAAACCAATGACTTAACCCGAAGTGATTATAAGAACAATCCAGTTGGCTTTGTAGGCGGTACTGAGACTGGAGAGCGTCGTGCTACATGTCTTTCCTGTCATAGAGCACACGGCACAGCAAATAATGATCTTTTAAGATGGGATTACGGCACACAGGTTGCTGCTGGTGGAAATGCATATGGCTGTCTTGGCTGTCATGATGCACAGAGATAAGTAGATAAGAGAAACAAGGGAAGGGGGTGGGAAGCTCAACCCTGTCCCCTTTTCCTGTTGTTGATTAAATTCTGAAATAACAGGATTATTAAGATGAAAAAAGACGTTAAACATTCGGTTTCTGTTTTTTTCATCTTTGCTCTATCGATAGCCATTATTTGTATAATGCCTGGCTATGTTCAGGCAAGGGTATCTGGAGAGTGCGTTAATTGTCATACTATGCACAATTCTCAAGGCGGAGACGATGTTGATGGTGACGGCCCTTACTCTTCTTTGCTTACAACAGACTGTGTGGGCTGTCATTCCTCCGCCGTCTTCACCACCTATTATGATCTGGGCGGATGTAATGTCCCGGTAGTGCTCTTTACCGGGGGTGAGCCTGCCACATATCTTGCGGGAGGCAATTTTTACTGGGTAAAAGAGGGGTTAGGTGGTGATGATACTAAAGGGCATAATGTATTCTTGGGTGAAGATGACGATAATTTATCTGAAGCTCCTGGTGGTTTCCCAACAGGATGTGTTGATAGTTGTCATGTAAATTTGAGTCAACCCTTCCCTGATCCAGGTTTTTCTTATGGTGATATTAATGGCAAATATGGTTGTCAGGGGTGTCATGTAAACCCAAGGCATCATGCAAATGATCACGATAATGGCGTTTCAGGTTTAGTTGATGGTGGAGATATGGGCTGGTATCGTTTTTTATCAGCTCATCAACCCGATGATTTTGGTGTAAAAGGCTTTGAAGATGGTGATTGGGAGGCGGGTCATCCAAACCATTTGCCAGGCACAAGCGCACACAATGAATATAGGGGTGATCCTGCTTCTCATTATGGGATACACGCTTCTGACAGGGGTGACATTTCTGGCTTCTGTACTGGTTGTCATGCATATTATTCCAGCGCATATGCATTTGATGACATACAGGGACAGAAGAATAGCCATGGCAATTGGATACGGCACCCATCGGATAGCGTTATTCCAGATGATGGTGAATATGCGGATGTTGGAGGAGTCAGCCATCTCTATGATCCCCTTTCGCCTGTTGGCAAACCTTCTATAGACAGCACACCTGATACAACTGTTACACCAGGGGCAGATATGGTTATGTGCATTAGCTGTCATAGGCCCCATGGAAGCCCTTATGCGGATATGTTGAGGTGGGATTATACTGAACAGGTTGCTGGTGGCGGAGGTTTGACAGATGATCAAGGCTGTTTTTATTGTCACACACTAAAGAATGAATAATTGAGATTGAAGTGATTGATATAGAAAATTGAGAAGGAGTAATGATCGTGAAAATGAATAAAAAAAGAATGTTTTTAATTCCATGTATAGCTGGTTTTGTGTTTGTTTTTGTGGGGTACATGGCTGATGTGTCATTTGCTACGATAAGCGGCGAATGTTCCAACTGTCACACAATGCACAACAGCCAGGGTAGATCTCCGATGGCTACATATGGCGATCCTAGTGAGCCCTGGACCGGCGAAGGTCCTTATAGCTTGCTTACTCGCGGTGACTGTTTGGGATGTCATGGTATGGGAACTGGCAATAGAATTGAAACCATAAACGGTAGTGATATTCCTCAAGTCTATCATCAAGATATTGTAGACCTTGCTGGAGGAAATTTTGCCTATATCACTGGTGTAAAGGGAAGCGGCGCATCGGATGCCAAGGGGCATAATGTAATTGATCTTGGCCCTGGCAGGCTTGAAGGAACAATACTCGAGGATCCCCCAGGGGGACATGGGCCTAATCCCAACATCTTCACTTGTGCCGGTCATGGAGGTTGTCATGGATACCGTAACGATGAAAGTGGGCTAGCGTCACTCAAAGGCGCTCATCATCGAAATGTTGATGGCAAATGCGACATCGCTGATGAAGTGTACAACAGCTATCGCTTTCTCAAATATATCAAGGGATTGGAAAATCCGATTGATGATTGGGAGAATGTTAATAGCACAAGCCATAATGAATATTATGGCGAAACCACTCCCGCTTTGAGTAATTTTCCAAACCCATGCTCATCCTGTCATGATATGGGTAATGAAGAACTTAGACCACCAAGTAGTACCATAAGCGGATTCTGCGCGTCTTGTCACGGAAATTTTCATGCTGTATCAGGGATAGGCGGGGATTCTGTTTCACCCTTTACAAGGCATCCAACAGACATTGTCCTGAAGGGCACCGGAGAATATGCAGCTTATACAAATTACAATGTGATAGCGCCGGTTGGGAGAACCACTGTTCCAGACACGCCAAGTGATACTGTTACTCCCGGGACGGATGTTGTCACGTGTTTGTCCTGTCATGGCGCTCATGCCACAGATTATCCTGATCTTTTGAGATGGGATTATACTGGAATGATAGCTGGAGGCGGTGGCGATGATGGTAATGGTTGTTTTGTCTGTCATACAACTAAAGATGATAGCTAAGGGTGATCTAAATTAGGAACCAAGATTAGTTAAATGTATATGATCTACGGAGTAATTGAATAATGTTATCAATAATCAGAGTTATGATTGTGCTTTCGAGATTGACTATAGATAATAATATATACTGAGATAACAGGAAAAGCTCCAAGCTATCATAGGATAAATGATTCCCTGAGTGGATTACCTATGATAAGATCACTCTATGTGAAAGCAATGGATATGACTTTATTGCCGTGTTATATCCATTGCTGATTTATTATCAGCGGCTCTCTGAGAGTTATTATATTTTGGGGGGGTCTCTTTACAAATCATTTCGAATATTGATATTATCAATATCAATGAAATTCCTATAGTTTTTATTGTGATGTCATAGGTCTAGCCAAAAGAATTATTGTTAATTATGTTTATAGATATAAAAGTCCCTTAATACAGGGATGAAGCCAATTGAATTGTTTTTAGGATAGAGAAATGTTTTGTAATTTATTAATTAAGACATTTTTATTATTTTTAATTTTATTAATTTCTTCACACGGATTCATGTCTCAATTCTCCTATGCCAGAGTCTCTGGTGAATGCTCTAATTGTCACACTATGCATAATAGTCAAAATGGTAGTAATGTTATTCTGGAAGGATCTCTATACTCACTAACAAATAATTCTTGCATCGGTTGTCATTCTCATTCTAATGCTGTAACCTATGAGCTATGCGGGTGTGAAGTTCCGGTGGTTTATACTATAGGCGGTGTGTCCTATGATGAATGCCTTGCAGGGGGAATTTTTTACTGGGTGGAACATGATGGAGATATTTATGGTCATAATGCCATCAGCAGCAATGATGGCATACTCAGTATTGCCCCGGGTCTCAGTGATAGTACAGGCGCAATCAGTTGCACAGGTAGTTGTCATTATAAACTGACTCAATGGGAATGGCGTTGGTGGGGTTGCCCTTCACAGCACCGAGATTATATCGGTGTCGGATGTGTGGCTTGTTACACTCCAGCTCATCATAAATGCGGCGAGGCTATACCAATTGCTGATGACGAGGACGGTTGGTTTCGCTTTTTAGCAATAAAGCATAGCCCGGTGCCTGGACCGGACACTGATATTAGAAATGTTTAAGGACTTGAGGATGACGATTGGCAGAAGACAGTTTCAGCGGATGATCATAATGAGTATTATGACAATTATACCTTTGGAGGTTATGGTTCTTTAGGGATAAGCCGATTTTGTGTAGCCTGTCATACAGATTATCATTCTATCAGATTTGATCCTGGTGGATCGGGTAGCGGATGGTATGGGGTATGGCTTCGACATCCTGTAAGCGATTATCTCCCGGGATCAGGTGAATGCAGCAAATACAATACTGATGGTTCTGGGCCAGATGGGGTTCCAGGCGAGTATAATCCCATTGCTCCCGTTTCCAGGCGAAATATTGATGGCTTTTTCTGCTCCTTCAAGCACGGTGACAGTTGGAAGCGGAGGGGATATGGTATCCTGCCTATCCTGTCTAGAGCACATGGCTCTCCCTATCCTGATATGCTGAGATGGGATTACGCTACCATGGATACCGGGGCTGGCGATAATGATACCGGATGTTTCATTTGTTATACTTCTAAGGATAATTAGACTAAATGTGAAAAAACAATATGCATATAAGCCAGCTAATTATATGCCGTTAATAAGGTTATTAATAGCTGGAATTAGAGTAAAGGTAGGGAGATGTTTTAGCCATCTCCCTATTTATTGATATTGCTGAAGGATTTAGAAATGCAAAGAAATTATTTGATTGAATTTGACGATGGCATAGTCTAATTCGTATATTATAATATATAGTGTAATAATTTATGCCCAGTAAATGTTCATAAATACTGAGTGAAATAGCGGATATAAGTGATAAAAATGGGCAATAGGGTACATGGAGTAGGGTATTAAGAATGTTTCGTATATTGATGAAATCGATAATTGCTGTTTTAATTCTACTAGGGGGTTATTTCTTCCTACCAGCAAGTGAAGAGATCAATACATCCAAATCTGTAACTATAATTGAGAAGGATGAGGGAGGCGGGAATCTCTCGGATGAGGACAAAACTAATTCATCTATTTCTATTCGCGACAATCAGGAAGAGGAAGAGGTTAGGAAACCCATCACTAAGGGAAAGTCAATCCCACCCAAATGTGTCTATATCATCCATGAGGATGAGGATGGCAAAAGACTCACCTTCCCATCATCTGTTTTTTTTGAGACAGTAAAAAATGAAATATATCTGATTGATTCCGGGAATAGTAGAATTCTTATCTATACCTTTGATTTTTTTCATCTATA harbors:
- a CDS encoding cytochrome c3 family protein, with translation MKKIALIAMIGFIAVAMVGYFANQAMAGVGGVCSNCHTMHNSQGGVPVDADGPNEVLLNNDCIGCHTSAASDPLDDVNNTPFVMLSGASDDNCLAGGFFTTANPLDDNGNNTHDIGATADPAGFNSAETPWYTGNTGDGLGCAGTNGCHGNQTDLNDMAAIAGGHHNTSLAYRMLYIGTAGVLGTPASDYEEALIGTGGVVTDPHNVYSAGVLDPSISELCAKCHGDFHNESGTTEDCGAASPWIRHPTDVDIPGTWAIGDETNDLTRSDYKNNPVGFVGGTETGERRATCLSCHRAHGTANNDLLRWDYGTQVAAGGNAYGCLGCHDAQR
- a CDS encoding cytochrome c3 family protein → MNKKRMFLIPCIAGFVFVFVGYMADVSFATISGECSNCHTMHNSQGRSPMATYGDPSEPWTGEGPYSLLTRGDCLGCHGMGTGNRIETINGSDIPQVYHQDIVDLAGGNFAYITGVKGSGASDAKGHNVIDLGPGRLEGTILEDPPGGHGPNPNIFTCAGHGGCHGYRNDESGLASLKGAHHRNVDGKCDIADEVYNSYRFLKYIKGLENPIDDWENVNSTSHNEYYGETTPALSNFPNPCSSCHDMGNEELRPPSSTISGFCASCHGNFHAVSGIGGDSVSPFTRHPTDIVLKGTGEYAAYTNYNVIAPVGRTTVPDTPSDTVTPGTDVVTCLSCHGAHATDYPDLLRWDYTGMIAGGGGDDGNGCFVCHTTKDDS
- a CDS encoding cytochrome c3 family protein, whose protein sequence is MFCNLLIKTFLLFLILLISSHGFMSQFSYARVSGECSNCHTMHNSQNGSNVILEGSLYSLTNNSCIGCHSHSNAVTYELCGCEVPVVYTIGGVSYDECLAGGIFYWVEHDGDIYGHNAISSNDGILSIAPGLSDSTGAISCTGSCHYKLTQWEWRWWGCPSQHRDYIGVGCVACYTPAHHKCGEAIPIADDEDGWFRFLAIKHSPVPGPDTDIRNV
- a CDS encoding cytochrome c3 family protein; this encodes MKKDVKHSVSVFFIFALSIAIICIMPGYVQARVSGECVNCHTMHNSQGGDDVDGDGPYSSLLTTDCVGCHSSAVFTTYYDLGGCNVPVVLFTGGEPATYLAGGNFYWVKEGLGGDDTKGHNVFLGEDDDNLSEAPGGFPTGCVDSCHVNLSQPFPDPGFSYGDINGKYGCQGCHVNPRHHANDHDNGVSGLVDGGDMGWYRFLSAHQPDDFGVKGFEDGDWEAGHPNHLPGTSAHNEYRGDPASHYGIHASDRGDISGFCTGCHAYYSSAYAFDDIQGQKNSHGNWIRHPSDSVIPDDGEYADVGGVSHLYDPLSPVGKPSIDSTPDTTVTPGADMVMCISCHRPHGSPYADMLRWDYTEQVAGGGGLTDDQGCFYCHTLKNE